From one Bacteroidota bacterium genomic stretch:
- a CDS encoding aspartate aminotransferase family protein yields the protein MQLSLRQLFLRHQAQTSPAPMALEVVSAEGIYLYGANGEKWMDMISGISVSNVGHRHPHVLKAINNQLEKYMHLMVYGEYILSPQVLLAQKLAGLFPPLDSVYFVNSGTEAIEGAIKLSRRATGRSKIFSFKNAYHGSTTGALSLMSSDYFTSPFQPLLPHVHHLNPGDLSALEFIDHDTAAVFVEIIRGEAGAELVDSEFLQALRLRCTETGALFVADEIQTGFGRTGDFFACQGEGIIPDIVVMAKGMGGGMPIGAFMSTAKLMSALSDHPVLGHITTFGGHPVCCAAALANIEVIASIDIKTRVTVLEKIARDLLIHPAIKSISGKGLLLAIDFGEEHIAHQVISKCVSLGVITDWFLFAPQKLRLCPPLIITDEEMETACKLILNAIEKVYTTENE from the coding sequence ATGGATGGATATGATCAGCGGAATATCCGTGAGCAATGTCGGACATCGTCACCCACATGTATTGAAGGCGATCAACAATCAATTGGAGAAATACATGCATTTGATGGTGTACGGAGAATATATTCTATCGCCGCAGGTGTTACTGGCACAAAAGCTGGCCGGTTTATTTCCACCACTCGACAGTGTGTACTTTGTAAACTCAGGTACAGAAGCCATTGAAGGTGCAATAAAACTTTCGAGACGCGCTACCGGCAGATCTAAAATATTTTCTTTCAAAAATGCTTATCATGGTTCAACTACAGGTGCATTGAGCTTAATGAGTAGTGATTATTTTACATCACCCTTTCAACCGCTATTGCCTCATGTGCATCATTTGAATCCCGGTGATCTTAGTGCACTTGAATTCATCGATCATGATACTGCGGCTGTATTTGTAGAAATAATAAGAGGCGAGGCAGGAGCTGAACTTGTCGATAGTGAATTCCTTCAAGCCTTACGGTTACGCTGTACCGAAACAGGAGCCCTTTTTGTAGCGGATGAAATTCAAACCGGCTTTGGAAGAACAGGAGATTTCTTTGCTTGCCAGGGTGAAGGAATCATTCCGGATATAGTGGTGATGGCAAAAGGAATGGGTGGCGGAATGCCGATAGGTGCCTTTATGAGTACGGCTAAATTAATGTCAGCACTAAGTGATCATCCCGTCCTTGGACATATCACCACATTTGGCGGACATCCGGTTTGTTGTGCTGCTGCATTGGCCAATATTGAAGTGATAGCATCGATTGATATAAAGACAAGAGTCACTGTATTGGAAAAAATTGCAAGAGACTTATTGATTCATCCCGCAATTAAATCCATCAGCGGAAAAGGATTACTGCTGGCAATTGATTTCGGAGAAGAACACATCGCTCATCAGGTCATCAGTAAATGTGTCTCACTGGGCGTGATCACCGACTGGTTTTTATTTGCACCTCAAAAATTGAGATTATGTCCGCCGCTTATCATTACTGACGAAGAAATGGAAACTGCTTGTAAACTCATTCTGAATGCTATAGAAAAGGTTTATACCACTGAAAACGAATAA